One segment of Setaria viridis chromosome 4, Setaria_viridis_v4.0, whole genome shotgun sequence DNA contains the following:
- the LOC117853012 gene encoding receptor-like cytosolic serine/threonine-protein kinase RBK2: MILSSGSGVGAASACYRLGPVHGAPRPPNPGAGAGAGTGPPLPASVSTKRPSPSLASGLPRHSRPRLAVTPHINALRFHFPPPPPRPVPSPSLLLPCSSSSAVIDHLATSLRVPGGIAEREMKPLYLRSGGRSFKRLLLSIGHRSPSKPPASPAHDAAAANEEPEPSPRSSRPAWRCFSYDEINRATNGFHEGNLVGRGGSSEVYRGELPGDGRAVAVKRLMGSSACERRERDFLAELGTVGHARHPNVCALLGCCVDRDLYLVFEFSNRGSVAANLHDEASPAMGWAARRGIAVGTARGLEYLHKGCQRRIIHRDIKASNVLLTDDLHPQISDFGLAKWLPSEWTHRAIAPIEGTFGCLAPEYYTHGIVDEKTDVFAFGVFLLELVTGRKPVDGSHRSLLSWARPLLADGKIDALVDPRLGGDYDGEEAKRVAFVAALCIRAPATWRPSMTEVLELLEGGEIRQDRWAMPEVAADDEEPWWLDDLDDDEEEEDEDEEFNTPSPSSSSSTTSN; encoded by the exons ATGATCTTGAGCTCTGGCTCTGGTGTTGGCGCGGCATCTGCTTGCTACCGCCTTGGTCCAGTCCACGGAGCGCCGCGCCCACCCAacccgggggcgggggcgggggcggggacggGACCGCCGCTTCCGGCCTCCGTCTCCACAAAACGCCCGTCGCCTTCACTCGCCTCGGGCCTCCCGCGACACTCGCGACCCCGCCTCGCCGTTACTCCCCACATCAATGCCCTCCGCTTCCATttccctcctccgccacctcgtcccgtcccgtctccctccctcctcctcccgtgctcctcctcctctgctgtGATCGATCACCTTGCTACCTCCCTCCGCGTCCCCGGCGGCATTGCCGAGAGAGAGATGAAGCCGCTGTACCTGCGGAGCGGTGGCCGGAGCTTCAAGAGGCTGCTCCTCTCCATCGGCCACCGGTCACCGTCCAagccgcccgcgtcgccggcccacgacgccgccgctgcAAACGAAGAGCCGGAGCCGTCCCCGCGCAGCAGCAGGCCCGCGTGGCGCTGCTTCTCCTACGACGAGATCAACCGCGCCACGAACGGCTTCCACGAGGGCAACCTCGTGGGCCGGGGCGGGTCCTCGGAGGTGTACCGCGGAGAGCTCCccggcgacgggcgcgccgtGGCGGTGAAGCGGCTGATGGGATCCTCGGCGTgcgagcggcgggagcgggacTTTTTGGCGGAGCTCGGCACGGTGGGCCACGCGCGCCACCCCAACGTGTGCGCGCTCCTCGGCTGCTGCGTCGACCGCGACCTCTACCTCGTCTTCGAGTTCTCAAACCGCGGCTCCGTCGCCGCCAACCTCCACG ACGAGGCGTCGCCGGCGATggggtgggcggcgcggcgcggcattGCGGTGGGCACGGCGAGGGGGCTCGAGTACCTGCACAAGGGGTGCCAGCGGCGGATCATCCACCGGGACATCAAGGCCTCCAACGTCCTGCTCACCGACGACCTCCATCCGCAGATTTCTGATTTCGGGCTCGCCAAGTGGCTGCCGTCGGAGTGGACGCACCGGGCGATCGCGCCCATCGAAGGAACCTTCGG GTGCCTGGCGCCGGAGTACTACACGCACGGCATCGTGGACGAGAAGACGGACGTGTTCGCGTTCGGCGTCTTCCTCCTCGAGCTCGTCACCGGCCGGAAGCCGGTGGACGGCAGCCACCGGAGCCTCCTCAGCTGG GCCCGGCCGCTGCTTGCCGACGGCAAGATCGACGCCCTGGTGGACCCGAGGCTCGGCGGCGACtacgacggcgaggaggctAAGCGGGTGGCGTTCGTGGCGGCGCTGTGCATccgggcgccggcgacgtggcGGCCGTCCATGACCGAG GTGCTGGAGCTGTTGGAAGGCGGCGAGATCCGGCAAGACCGGTGGGCGATGCCCGAggtggcggccgacgacgaggagccCTGGTGGTTAGACGACcttgacgacgacgaggaagaggaagacgaggacgaggagttCAACACCCCGtccccttcttcatcttcatcaactACGAGCAATTAG
- the LOC117853013 gene encoding uncharacterized protein has product MAGILAWAADVVGGAGASDDEADGARAAASAAMTPEQRLRAADLDARAASMRRAIQDLRLRVPPPHVAQRLPHLHAHSLASSAALALQLNAHSSTKEQAQQREITLQEENAAYEKALSDCRQKIQERQMEISQLQSNLKEMEVAEHNLKAQLEDALKEQEATQHKVSTTASETTENALLEAESSLNLKSKDLEEKKRELELLNNKVQTIEKEWSVVEEESLKNPTPEQREKVLERQLHSLIEQLTSKQAQAEILITDVRAKEKELERLNHLHRNLHSSANETSAPRNRFSRGLLSAPEDYYGAKAGRRLYQPDLRTEGQKRMMVLRSAIVLYVLLLHIVVFIKISV; this is encoded by the exons ATGGCGGGCATCCTGGCATGGGCAGCCGACgtggtcggcggcgccggcgccagcgacgATGAGGccgacggcgcgcgcgccgcaGCCTCGGCCGCGATGACCCCGGAGCAGCGGCTCCGCGCCGCCGACCTTGACGCGAGGGCGGCATCGATGCGGCGCGCGATCCAGGATCTGCGCCTCCGGGTGCCCCCGCCGCACGTCGCGCAGCGGCTGCCGCACCTCCACGCGCACTCActcgcctcctccgcggcccTCGCCCTCCAGCTCAACGCGCACTCCTCCACCAAGGAGCAG GCCCAGCAGAGAGAAATAACTCTCCAAGAAGAAAATGCAGCCTATGAGAAAGCTCTATCAGACTGTAGGCAGAAAATTCAGGAAAGGCAGATGGAGATCAGTCAGCTTCAAAGTAATTTGAAG GAAATGGAAGTAGCGGAGCATAATTTAAAGGCACAGCTTGAAGATGCTCTGAAGGAGCAAGAGGCTACTCAGCATAAAGTATCAACTACAGCTTCTGAAACAACTGAAAATGCTCTACTGGAAGCTGAATCATCGCTCAATCTTAAGTCTAAAGACttggaggagaagaaaagagagtTG GAACTATTGAATAACAAGGTGCAAACAATAGAGAAAGAGTGGTCTGTGGTTGAAGAAGAATCTTTAAAGAATCCCACTCCtg AGCAAAGGGAGAAGGTCCTGGAGAGACAACTACACAGCCTAATTGAGCAGTTGACTTCCAAGCAA GCTCAAGCAGAAATCCTAATCACGGATGTACGTGCCAAAGAAAAGGAGCTGGAACGGCTGAACCATTTGCATAGAAATCTTCACAGCAGTGCCAATGAAACAAGCGCACCACGGAACCGATTCAGCAGAGGTCTTTTGAGTGCCCCTGAAGATTATTATGGTGCCAAAGCGGGTCGGAGACTGTATCAACCTGACCTTAGAACAGAAGGCCAGAAACGGATGATGGTTCTTAGGTCCGCAATTGTACTGTATGTTTTGCTGCTTCATATCGTCGTTTTCATAAAGATATCAGTTTGA
- the LOC117853014 gene encoding PRA1 family protein H isoform X2: protein MLKDPSKLVQPRPRSAAHTLAILLYPLPLVTRRQSISMASSSSFKPNPLSLSVPDPALDRWLRDSGYLDLLDSTATAPSSSSASSAPSSTAAAASPTAGPASPSSGVAADVLAFARTLASLLALNPFARLSSADLAAPTPSWSLAFVGPPGSVSYSWPPTPTQARLRVQENVRRYARNYAALAILVFACCLYRMPMALLGMLASLAVWEGVRYCRDHWTLSPGIAQALLHCAQIATAILLYICNLQFALVYAIGLSY, encoded by the exons ATGCTCAAAGACCCTAGCAAGCTCGTCCAGCCCAGGCCCCGCTCGGCGGCCCACACGCTCGCCATTCTTCTTTATCCTCTTCCTCTCGTCACACGACGCCAATCCATTTCCAtggcgtcctcgtcgtcgttcAAGCCGAACCCGCTGTCACTGAGCGTGCCGGACCCCGCGCTCGACCGCTGGCTCCGCGACTCCGGCTACCTCGACCTCCTCGATTCCACCGCcacggccccctcctcctcatccgcctcgtcggccccctcctccaccgccgccgccgccagccccaccgccggccccgcctcgccctcctccggcgtcgccgccgacgtcctCGCCTTCGCCCGCACCCTCGCCTCGCTCCTCGCGCTCAACCCCTTCGCGCGCCTCTCCTCCGCGGACCTCGCCGCGCCCACCCCGTCCTGGTCCCTCGCCTTCGTCGGGCCCCCCGGCTCTGTCTCCTACTCCTGGCCGCCCACCCCGACCCAGGCCAGGCTCCGCGTCCAGGAGAACGTCCGCCGCTACGCGCGCAACTACGCCGCGCTCGCCATCCTCGTCTTCGCGTGCTGCCT GTACCGGATGCCGATGGCGCTGCTGGGGATGCTGGCCAGCCTCGCCGTCTGGGAGGGTGTGCGCTACTGCCGGGACCACTGGACCCTCTCTCCAGGGATTGCCCAGGCTCTGCTGCACTGCGCACAGATTG CTACTGCTATACTACTGTACATCTGCAACCTGCAGTTTGCTCTTGTGTATGCCATCGGATTGAGTTAT TGA
- the LOC117853014 gene encoding PRA1 family protein H isoform X1 produces the protein MASSSSFKPNPLSLSVPDPALDRWLRDSGYLDLLDSTATAPSSSSASSAPSSTAAAASPTAGPASPSSGVAADVLAFARTLASLLALNPFARLSSADLAAPTPSWSLAFVGPPGSVSYSWPPTPTQARLRVQENVRRYARNYAALAILVFACCLYRMPMALLGMLASLAVWEGVRYCRDHWTLSPGIAQALLHCAQIATAILLYICNLQFALVYAIGLSYVVMMLHASLRKLTPSKLPDPGNKNRRAQPRRS, from the exons AtggcgtcctcgtcgtcgttcAAGCCGAACCCGCTGTCACTGAGCGTGCCGGACCCCGCGCTCGACCGCTGGCTCCGCGACTCCGGCTACCTCGACCTCCTCGATTCCACCGCcacggccccctcctcctcatccgcctcgtcggccccctcctccaccgccgccgccgccagccccaccgccggccccgcctcgccctcctccggcgtcgccgccgacgtcctCGCCTTCGCCCGCACCCTCGCCTCGCTCCTCGCGCTCAACCCCTTCGCGCGCCTCTCCTCCGCGGACCTCGCCGCGCCCACCCCGTCCTGGTCCCTCGCCTTCGTCGGGCCCCCCGGCTCTGTCTCCTACTCCTGGCCGCCCACCCCGACCCAGGCCAGGCTCCGCGTCCAGGAGAACGTCCGCCGCTACGCGCGCAACTACGCCGCGCTCGCCATCCTCGTCTTCGCGTGCTGCCT GTACCGGATGCCGATGGCGCTGCTGGGGATGCTGGCCAGCCTCGCCGTCTGGGAGGGTGTGCGCTACTGCCGGGACCACTGGACCCTCTCTCCAGGGATTGCCCAGGCTCTGCTGCACTGCGCACAGATTG CTACTGCTATACTACTGTACATCTGCAACCTGCAGTTTGCTCTTGTGTATGCCATCGGATTGAGTTATGTAG TGATGATGTTGCACGCCTCTCTTCGGAAGTTGACTCCCTCAAAGCTACCAGATCCTGGTAACAAGAACAGGAGGGCACAACCAAGACGGAGCTAA
- the LOC117851277 gene encoding protein TIC 21, chloroplastic isoform X2: MVTYSMDMTEVVSKKLKKTARYFKNLGTLGFWSQLVCTTISAGILSFSAVATGDATAPFTFIATSVGIIAAFISVFRSFGYIRLSERLRRAANEPAKAPPRADVVKNLRNSIMFNVVGMGAAVLGLQATVGALVAKALATSSVPYYQGIPPGQSPVLALDIFLVQASANTILSHFLGLSSSLELLRSVTQAAPVPKPA; encoded by the exons ATGGTCACATATAGCATGGATATGACAGAAGTG GTTAGCAAAAAACTAAAGAAAACAGCACGGTATTTTAAGAATCTGGGTACCCTGGGATTTTGGTCTCAACTGGTGTGCACAACTATTTCGGCTGGAATTCTGTCATTCTCTGCAGTTGCTACAGGGGATGCAACAGCTCCCTTTACATTCATAGCAACTTCAGTTGGTATCATTGCGGCCTTTATCTCAGTATTCCGGTCATTTGGTTATATCCGCCTTTCGGAAAGGCTTAGAAGAGCAGCAAATGAACCTGCTAAG GCTCCTCCTCGTGCTGACGTGGTTAAGAATCTGAGAAATAGTATCATGTTTAATGTTGTTGGAATGGGTGCTGCAGTTCTTGGCCTGCAGGCAACTGTAGGTGCTTTGGTAGCCAAAGCCCTCGCTACCTCATCAGTGCCCTACTACCAGGGAATACCCCCTGGCCAAAGTCCTGTTCTCGCTTtagatatttttcttgttcAG GCTTCAGCCAACACAATTCTCTCGCATTTCCTTGGGCTATCGAGCTCACTGGAGCTGCTGCGGTCTGTAACACAAGCTGCCCCGGTTCCGAAACCAGCATGA
- the LOC117851277 gene encoding protein TIC 21, chloroplastic isoform X1 gives MRSLLLSLAPPRPPLLTLRWSLVSSLVAPAPKPHFSAPSRGAAIIGTGTLSYAASQGSLPRHLSVAAAASGPSDPTPVYAQDEAERTKLAQVSKKLKKTARYFKNLGTLGFWSQLVCTTISAGILSFSAVATGDATAPFTFIATSVGIIAAFISVFRSFGYIRLSERLRRAANEPAKAPPRADVVKNLRNSIMFNVVGMGAAVLGLQATVGALVAKALATSSVPYYQGIPPGQSPVLALDIFLVQASANTILSHFLGLSSSLELLRSVTQAAPVPKPA, from the exons ATGCGGTCACTCCTGCTCTCCCTAGCACCGCCGAGGCCGCCCCTCCTGACGCTGAGATGGTCGTTGGTTTCGTCTCTTGTCGCTCCGGCACCGAAGCCCCATTTCTCCGCTCCTAGCCGCGGCGCCGCCATCATTGGTACCGGTACCTTATCTTATGCTGCCAGCCAAGGCTCTTTGCCGCGCCACCTCTCCGTGGCAGCAGCGGCGTCCGGCCCTTCTGATCCCACTCCTGTCTATGCGCAGGATGAGGCTGAGCGCACCAAGCTCGCTCAG GTTAGCAAAAAACTAAAGAAAACAGCACGGTATTTTAAGAATCTGGGTACCCTGGGATTTTGGTCTCAACTGGTGTGCACAACTATTTCGGCTGGAATTCTGTCATTCTCTGCAGTTGCTACAGGGGATGCAACAGCTCCCTTTACATTCATAGCAACTTCAGTTGGTATCATTGCGGCCTTTATCTCAGTATTCCGGTCATTTGGTTATATCCGCCTTTCGGAAAGGCTTAGAAGAGCAGCAAATGAACCTGCTAAG GCTCCTCCTCGTGCTGACGTGGTTAAGAATCTGAGAAATAGTATCATGTTTAATGTTGTTGGAATGGGTGCTGCAGTTCTTGGCCTGCAGGCAACTGTAGGTGCTTTGGTAGCCAAAGCCCTCGCTACCTCATCAGTGCCCTACTACCAGGGAATACCCCCTGGCCAAAGTCCTGTTCTCGCTTtagatatttttcttgttcAG GCTTCAGCCAACACAATTCTCTCGCATTTCCTTGGGCTATCGAGCTCACTGGAGCTGCTGCGGTCTGTAACACAAGCTGCCCCGGTTCCGAAACCAGCATGA
- the LOC117854184 gene encoding cysteine-rich receptor-like protein kinase 19 has translation MASPLAGSSSGLWTVLGQASNVAQLVGVDALGLASMVVQAALAARRHRDACRRLAQHVEIVGGLLRELELAELMRWEATRRPLEQLSGALRRCYALVTACQDCGYLRSLLAGARMAEELRAAEQEIDMFIRLVPLISLVEATHDRRVKSAEGVPSVVASCSNPQTRIPRRDAELNEIVSRGATTVPCKVGEAMLGGIMELQEEKVMDTDELVKLCTRTEVSCPGFKKFDFFEIVDGTDNFSTKRIVGRGGFGTVYKGQLTSGVMVAIKRLDENATVFDFNSELQLASLQHTNLVRLLGWCVHGKERLLVYEFMHNGSLDRIIFEKTKGALLNWYKRLQIIKGLAEGLVYMHKHSLLWIIHGDLKPNNVLLDRDMNPKIADFGSARTLSSEIAEGRTIRIVGTSGYIAPEYASRGLYSVKIDVFGFGVLALVIISGRKNIILEEQGDTVGNLVRDAWQLWNDGRLHELVDTLLGDGYEIDEMVRFVQVALLCAQEDPVDRPTMSDVIAFLNFESTSSLPDPKPPSELINRGATGFNLSTCVGQLNRTIAITITSSAPVSSRVRIIVEPET, from the exons atggcgagcCCGTTGGCGGGCAGCTCGAGCGGCCTGTGGACCGTGCTGGGGCAGGCCTCGAACGTGGCGCAGCTGGTCGGCGTGGACGCGCTCGGACTCGCGTCCATGGTCGTGCAGGCCGCGCTGGCGGCGCGCCGCCACCGGGACGCGTGCCGCCGGCTGGCGCAGCACGTGGAGATCGTCGGCGGCCTGCTCCGGGAGCTGGAGCTCGCCGAGCTGATGCGCTGGGAGGCCACGCGGCGGCCGCTCGAGCAGCTGAGCGGCGCGCTGCGGCGGTGCTACGCGCTCGTCACGGCGTGCCAGGACTGCGGGTACCTCCGCAGCCTGCTCGCCGGTGCCCGGATGGCCGAGGAGCTCCGCGCCGCGGAGCAGGAGATCGACATGTTCATCCGCCTCGTCCCGCTCATCTCTCTCGTCGAGGCTACGCATGATCGCCGTGTCAAG AGTGCAGAGGGTGTGCCAAGTGTGGTCGCGAGCTGTTCAAACCCTCAAACAAG GATTCCAAGAAGAGATGCGGAGCTCAATGAAATAGTTTCACGAGGAGCCACCACTGTACCTTGTAAAGTTGGGGAGGCAATGTTAGGAG GGATAATGGAATTGCAAGAGGAGAAAGTCATGGATACGGATGAGTTGGTGAAGCTTTGTACTCGTACTGAAGTGAGCTGCCCAGGATTCAAAAAGTTTGATTTCTTTGAGATTGTGGATGGCACAGACAATTTTTCGACGAAAAGAATTGTTGGAAGGGGTGGATTTGGTACAGTTTACAAG GGCCAGTTGACCAGTGGAGTCATGGTTGCCATCAAAAGATTGGATGAAAATGCAACAGTATTTGATTTCAACAGTGAATTGCAACTCGCAAGTCTTCAACATACCAATCTAGTTAGGCTACTGGGATGGTGCGTACATGGAAAAGAAAGGCTTCTAGTGTATGAGTTCATGCACAATGGCAGCTTAGACCGTATCATTTTCG AGAAAACAAAGGGGGCATTGCTAAACTGGTATAAGAGACTGCAGATAATTAAAGGGTTAGCTGAGGGGCTTGTTTACATGCACAAGCACTCACTTTTATGGATCATACATGGGGACTTGAAACCAAATAACGTCCTCTTAGATCGAGACATGAATCCAAAGATCGCTGATTTTGGATCTGCTAGAACATTGAGCTCAGAAATAGCAGAAGGGCGCACAATTAGAATTGTGGGAACTAG TGGTTACATAGCTCCGGAGTATGCATCTCGTGGTCTTTACTCAGTCAAGATAGACGTGTTTGGCTTTGGGGTGTTAGCTCTTGTAATCATTAGTGGGCGAAAGAATATCATACTAGAGGAGCAAGGAGACACTGTTGGCAACCTTGTGCGAGAT GCATGGCAGCTATGGAATGATGGAAGGCTACATGAGCTTGTTGACACATTGTTGGGTGACGGATATGAAATTGACGAGATGGTGAGATTTGTTCAGGTGGCACTTCTATGTGCTCAGGAGGATCCAGTAGACCGTCCCACTATGTCAGATGTTATTGCATTTCTGAACTTTGAAAGCACAAGTTCGTTACCTGATCCTAAACCGCCGTCTGAGCTGATTAACAGAGGTGCTACCGGTTTCAACTTATCGACATGCGTGGGTCAACTAAATAGGACAATAGCTATAACCATCACGAGTTCAGCTCCTGTGTCATCTAGAGTTCGCATCATTGTAGAACCAGAGACATAA